Proteins found in one Aneurinibacillus uraniidurans genomic segment:
- a CDS encoding radical SAM protein codes for MPNNRPYLFYELTNSICSTCYTKIEAKIIIENDCVYMVKRCFKHGMEKVLISNDAAYYKQCREFSKPSEMPLVWNTPVKYGCPYDCGLCPDHEQHSCLTIVEVTDACNLQCPICYAEASPARQTWRSLDEIEYMLDCVVRNEGTPDIVQISGGEPTLHPQFFEILDLAKTKPIRHLMVNTNGIRIAQDREFVRRLSSYLPGFELYLQFDSFEKNTLMELRGADLRDIRKKAIEHLNEFNISTTLVVTLKKGLNDHEVGEIIQYGLKQRAVRGVTFQPIQIAGRLEQFDPVQDRLTLGEVRRMIIDQSGVFNEEDIIPVPCHPDCLAMGYALKMGEQVTPLTGMIDPEILLEGGRNTIVFEQDETLKAKVFQLFSLNHSPASSFSSLKELLCCLPKVMLPKSLGYDHVFRVLIMQFLDPYNFDVRSVKKSCVHIVHPDGRIIPFDTYNMFYRDDKEEQLQEMREQMEIQRG; via the coding sequence ATGCCGAATAATAGACCGTATTTATTTTATGAGCTGACCAACAGTATCTGCTCCACCTGTTATACGAAAATCGAAGCGAAAATCATCATTGAAAACGATTGTGTTTATATGGTGAAGCGATGCTTCAAGCACGGCATGGAGAAAGTACTGATCTCTAACGATGCTGCTTATTACAAGCAGTGCCGGGAATTCAGTAAGCCATCCGAAATGCCGCTTGTGTGGAACACGCCGGTGAAGTATGGCTGTCCGTATGATTGCGGGCTTTGTCCTGACCATGAACAGCACAGCTGTCTGACGATTGTAGAAGTAACCGATGCATGCAATTTGCAGTGCCCAATTTGCTATGCGGAAGCGTCCCCTGCGCGTCAGACATGGCGTTCACTTGATGAGATCGAGTATATGCTGGATTGTGTTGTGCGGAATGAAGGGACACCCGATATTGTCCAGATTAGCGGTGGGGAACCGACGCTGCATCCGCAGTTTTTTGAGATTTTGGACCTTGCCAAAACAAAACCAATTCGTCATCTGATGGTTAACACGAACGGTATTCGCATTGCACAGGACCGGGAGTTTGTGCGTCGTCTTTCATCATATTTGCCAGGATTTGAGTTGTACTTGCAGTTTGATAGTTTTGAGAAAAATACGCTGATGGAGCTGCGCGGTGCGGACTTGCGAGATATTCGCAAGAAAGCAATTGAACACCTGAATGAGTTCAATATTTCGACGACACTTGTGGTGACGCTGAAAAAAGGACTCAATGATCACGAAGTAGGCGAGATTATTCAATACGGCTTGAAGCAGCGAGCAGTACGGGGCGTAACATTCCAGCCGATTCAGATTGCAGGTCGCCTCGAACAGTTCGACCCAGTACAGGACCGTCTGACACTTGGAGAAGTGCGCCGGATGATTATTGACCAGTCAGGTGTTTTTAACGAAGAAGATATTATTCCGGTTCCGTGTCACCCGGACTGCCTGGCGATGGGCTACGCGCTCAAGATGGGAGAGCAGGTAACGCCGCTGACCGGCATGATCGACCCAGAGATTTTGCTTGAAGGGGGACGGAATACGATTGTTTTTGAACAGGATGAAACACTGAAAGCAAAAGTGTTTCAGTTGTTCTCGCTTAATCATTCACCGGCGTCTTCGTTTTCGTCGCTCAAAGAATTATTGTGCTGTTTGCCGAAAGTGATGCTGCCGAAGTCGCTTGGATACGATCATGTATTTCGCGTGCTCATTATGCAGTTTCTTGATCCATATAATTTTGATGTGCGCTCTGTCAAAAAGTCGTGTGTGCATATCGTGCATCCGGACGGACGTATTATTCCGTTTGACACGTATAACATGTTCTATCGCGATGATAAAGAAGAGCAGCTGCAAGAGATGCGGGAGCAGATGGAAATTCAGCGGGGCTAG
- a CDS encoding prolipoprotein diacylglyceryl transferase codes for MTFPYYIHIGSWTFHPHFIFECLAYFIGFRIYLYTRNKERIPYDKAIWVMIGAATGAAFGSKALYWLEQPTLTVQHITDVHYLLAGKTIVGGLLGGLIGVEYMKKRIGWTRSTGDDFVFPLLVGMSIGRIGCFLTGLSDHTYGIATDWSIGVDFGDGIMRHPTKLYEIVFLFCLGLILWGVKRNYTLWEGSGFQFFMVGYLLFRFGIDFIKPTPHPYGGFNNIQIAALAGLLYYGRLIARHIVQRKSEVIPYAE; via the coding sequence ATGACATTTCCGTATTATATCCATATTGGCTCTTGGACGTTTCACCCGCACTTTATCTTTGAATGTCTTGCTTATTTTATTGGATTTCGTATTTACCTGTACACGCGCAATAAAGAACGCATTCCTTATGACAAAGCCATCTGGGTTATGATTGGAGCCGCTACCGGAGCGGCATTTGGCTCTAAGGCGCTGTACTGGCTCGAACAGCCTACCCTTACTGTACAGCACATCACAGATGTGCACTATTTGCTCGCAGGCAAAACGATCGTCGGAGGTCTGCTTGGTGGATTGATCGGTGTTGAGTATATGAAAAAACGAATCGGATGGACACGGTCAACAGGTGATGATTTTGTGTTCCCGCTGCTGGTTGGAATGAGTATTGGACGGATCGGCTGTTTTTTGACTGGACTGTCTGACCATACGTATGGAATCGCCACTGACTGGAGTATTGGCGTGGATTTTGGAGACGGCATCATGCGGCACCCGACAAAATTGTATGAAATTGTCTTTTTATTTTGTCTTGGTCTTATATTGTGGGGAGTGAAACGGAATTACACGCTGTGGGAAGGAAGCGGGTTTCAGTTTTTTATGGTGGGCTACCTGCTGTTTCGCTTTGGCATCGACTTTATTAAGCCAACTCCTCATCCATATGGGGGATTCAATAACATTCAGATCGCAGCGCTGGCTGGTCTTCTTTATTACGGCCGCCTCATTGCACGCCATATAGTTCAAAGAAAAAGCGAGGTTATTCCATATGCCGAATAA
- a CDS encoding phenylacetate--CoA ligase family protein produces the protein MIFNEAMETMGREQKEALQLERLQQTVRHAYERVSFHKEALDQAGITPDDIQSLEDLQRLPFMKKTDLRENYPFNLFAVDMSDVVRIHGSSGTKGKPTVVGYTKQDIENWGEIVARAICAAGGRPGDIFHNAYGYGLFTGGLGLHYGIEHLRAVAVPVSGGNTPRQITLIEDFKPRGISGTPSYVMNIAEEMERMGKDPRATTIEYGIFGAEPWSEEMRMQLEERLNIKAIDIYGLSEVLGPGVSIECIEAQDGLHIADDHFIAEIVDPETGEVLPYGMEGELVFTSLTKEAFPVIRYRTGDIASLNPATCKCGRTSLRMSRIKGRVDDMLIIRGVNVFPTEIEGVLFQFRELAPHYQVVIERDGALDRFEVHAEITKEYKAVVGSLEENDTIADLVRRIGHEMKNALGVSVLLRIREPNSIMRSEGKAVRIVDNRTKSLIG, from the coding sequence GTGATTTTCAATGAAGCAATGGAGACGATGGGGCGTGAACAAAAGGAAGCGCTTCAACTTGAACGGTTGCAGCAAACGGTACGACATGCGTATGAGCGTGTATCGTTTCATAAGGAAGCGCTTGATCAAGCTGGAATTACACCGGATGACATTCAATCGCTTGAAGACTTGCAGCGTCTCCCATTCATGAAAAAAACGGACCTACGAGAGAATTATCCATTCAATTTGTTCGCGGTAGATATGTCAGACGTTGTACGGATCCACGGCTCTTCGGGTACGAAAGGCAAGCCAACAGTTGTTGGCTATACAAAGCAGGACATTGAGAACTGGGGCGAGATTGTCGCTCGTGCGATCTGTGCAGCAGGCGGAAGACCAGGGGATATTTTTCATAATGCGTACGGCTATGGCTTGTTTACGGGGGGCCTTGGTCTACACTATGGTATTGAGCATTTGCGTGCGGTTGCCGTTCCGGTATCAGGTGGGAATACGCCGCGTCAGATTACGTTGATTGAAGATTTTAAGCCGCGCGGCATTTCCGGAACACCGTCGTATGTGATGAACATTGCGGAAGAGATGGAGCGGATGGGAAAAGACCCGCGTGCGACTACAATTGAGTATGGAATCTTCGGAGCAGAGCCATGGTCGGAAGAGATGCGGATGCAGCTTGAAGAAAGACTGAATATTAAGGCGATTGATATTTATGGACTGAGTGAAGTACTAGGACCAGGTGTTTCGATTGAGTGCATTGAGGCACAGGATGGCCTGCATATCGCAGATGACCATTTTATTGCTGAGATTGTAGATCCAGAAACCGGTGAGGTGCTGCCATACGGTATGGAAGGAGAGCTCGTCTTTACTTCGTTGACGAAGGAAGCTTTTCCGGTCATTCGTTATCGGACTGGAGATATTGCGTCGCTGAATCCTGCTACCTGTAAATGCGGGCGGACGAGTTTGCGTATGTCACGCATTAAGGGCCGCGTAGACGATATGCTGATCATTCGTGGTGTGAACGTGTTCCCGACTGAGATCGAGGGCGTATTGTTCCAATTCCGTGAGCTTGCCCCGCATTATCAAGTCGTAATTGAAAGAGACGGTGCACTGGATCGCTTCGAGGTGCATGCTGAGATAACAAAGGAATACAAAGCAGTTGTCGGATCACTGGAAGAGAACGATACGATTGCTGACCTTGTACGCCGCATTGGCCATGAGATGAAAAATGCGCTTGGCGTATCGGTACTGCTGCGGATTCGTGAGCCGAACAGCATCATGCGTAGTGAAGGAAAAGCGGTACGAATTGTAGATAACCGGACAAAATCATTGATTGGTTAG
- a CDS encoding enoyl-CoA hydratase-related protein: MVKTENILFEQKGYIGIITLNRPESMNTFNYETLKELGELVENIAQRTKDIRTVIITAAGRAFSAGADLKERRTLNEQEVRRNVAKIRDVFTAVERLPQPVIAAINGYAFGGGFELALACDFRFSVAGAGMGLTEVSLGIIPGAGGTQRLTRLIGPAKAKELVFTARKITAEQAYEYGILNGVAEDCDAMLAAAFALAEEIVQNAPLAVYQAKYAISKGSSVDLQTGLDIETKAYEVIIPTKDRVEALTAFSEKRKPIFLGE, encoded by the coding sequence ATGGTAAAGACAGAAAATATTTTATTTGAGCAAAAAGGATATATTGGGATTATTACCTTGAATCGTCCAGAGAGCATGAATACGTTTAATTACGAAACGCTTAAGGAACTCGGTGAACTAGTAGAAAATATTGCGCAGCGTACGAAAGATATTCGTACGGTAATCATCACGGCAGCCGGCAGAGCATTTTCTGCCGGTGCTGATTTGAAAGAGCGCCGTACATTGAATGAACAGGAAGTGCGTCGTAATGTTGCGAAAATCCGTGATGTGTTTACAGCGGTTGAGCGTTTGCCGCAGCCGGTGATTGCAGCTATTAATGGGTATGCGTTTGGCGGAGGATTTGAGTTAGCGCTTGCTTGTGATTTCCGCTTTTCTGTAGCCGGAGCAGGCATGGGATTGACAGAAGTTAGCTTGGGCATTATTCCGGGAGCGGGCGGTACACAGCGCTTGACGCGTCTGATCGGCCCAGCGAAAGCGAAGGAGCTTGTGTTCACAGCTCGTAAAATTACGGCAGAGCAAGCGTATGAATATGGCATTCTCAACGGTGTGGCCGAGGACTGCGATGCAATGCTTGCGGCAGCTTTCGCATTGGCGGAAGAGATTGTTCAGAATGCGCCGCTTGCTGTGTATCAGGCTAAATACGCGATTAGCAAAGGCAGCAGTGTAGATTTGCAAACAGGTCTTGATATTGAAACGAAAGCATACGAGGTAATTATTCCGACGAAGGACCGGGTAGAGGCGCTGACAGCATTCAGTGAGAAAAGAAAACCGATATTTCTCGGCGAATAA
- the paaX gene encoding phenylacetic acid degradation operon negative regulatory protein PaaX, protein MKSQSMLFTIYGEYVRHYGGEIWVGSLTKLMGEFGLSEPAIRAAISRMMKQGWIESRKIGNRSYYRMTSRGKKRLDEAALRIYKEMPAEWDGNWSIVSYNIPEEKRHLRDQLRKELSWMGFGMLANSTWISPHNLEERVKDMNEAYEITSYVEIFHAQHLGWSDPAGLVSRCWNLDEINAAYEAFITEYRPKYDDIKEKLRQREGLQDNECFVEKTKLVHEYRKFLFIDPSLPDVLLPDFWLGKEAEELFRGYYDLLHPGAVRFFLSFFETAPVV, encoded by the coding sequence GTGAAATCTCAGTCTATGTTGTTTACCATTTATGGTGAATATGTACGTCATTATGGTGGCGAGATATGGGTTGGAAGTCTGACGAAGCTGATGGGAGAATTCGGACTATCCGAGCCGGCCATCCGTGCTGCAATTTCACGCATGATGAAGCAGGGATGGATTGAATCGCGCAAGATCGGGAATCGGAGCTATTATCGTATGACATCGCGCGGCAAGAAGCGGTTAGATGAAGCTGCATTGCGTATTTATAAGGAGATGCCTGCGGAATGGGATGGCAACTGGAGTATTGTGAGCTATAACATTCCAGAAGAGAAACGACATTTACGCGATCAGCTGCGCAAAGAGTTATCGTGGATGGGATTTGGAATGCTGGCGAACAGCACATGGATTAGCCCGCACAATCTTGAAGAGCGGGTTAAAGATATGAACGAGGCATATGAGATTACATCGTATGTAGAGATTTTTCACGCACAGCATCTTGGTTGGAGCGACCCGGCTGGGCTGGTGAGCCGCTGCTGGAATCTGGATGAGATTAATGCTGCGTATGAAGCGTTCATTACAGAGTATCGTCCGAAATATGATGATATAAAAGAAAAATTACGTCAGCGTGAAGGTTTACAGGACAATGAATGTTTTGTAGAGAAGACGAAGCTTGTACATGAATATAGGAAATTTTTATTTATTGATCCAAGTTTGCCAGATGTACTGCTGCCGGATTTCTGGTTGGGGAAGGAAGCAGAAGAGCTATTCCGTGGCTATTATGATTTATTGCATCCGGGTGCTGTCCGATTCTTTCTGTCGTTTTTTGAAACAGCTCCCGTTGTATAG
- a CDS encoding thioesterase family protein, which yields MKELTPGVTANLEITVTDEMRPAFDGEVVHQVMSTVTMIYYMEKAGRHVILPYLEEGEEGAGYDVSITHTGPAIVGEKVVFTAVCTQVTERRVVCEVTARTSHGVIGQGTFTQAIFRKARMEKKLQELREALES from the coding sequence ATGAAGGAACTTACACCGGGTGTGACAGCGAATCTCGAGATTACAGTGACAGACGAGATGCGTCCCGCTTTTGATGGAGAAGTAGTCCATCAAGTCATGTCTACGGTAACGATGATTTATTATATGGAAAAAGCCGGCCGACATGTCATTTTGCCTTACCTCGAAGAGGGGGAAGAAGGAGCGGGTTATGATGTGTCGATTACGCATACGGGGCCCGCGATCGTAGGCGAGAAAGTGGTATTTACCGCAGTCTGTACACAGGTAACGGAACGTCGAGTTGTATGTGAAGTAACGGCTCGTACCTCACACGGAGTGATTGGACAGGGTACATTTACACAAGCGATTTTTCGCAAGGCTCGTATGGAGAAGAAGCTTCAGGAACTACGAGAAGCACTCGAATCATAG
- a CDS encoding enoyl-CoA hydratase-related protein produces MYETIQYEVINHVATLTLNRPERYNAFTKQMHKEIITALKQAEKDADVRCVVITGAGKAFNAGQDLGEVQSGEPVEFSALLRERYNPMVMQIQNMGKPVIAAVNGAAAGAGMSLALACDLRLAADNAVFSNAFINIGLVPDSGGCYFLPRIVGIGRALELALSGDKLDATEAHRIGMVNQVYPAEQFAERVRAYAERLAVLPTRSIGLIKKAMYKSLHMTLEEALEYEAYSQDIAGNTADHKEGVQAFFEKRVPVFTGK; encoded by the coding sequence ATGTACGAAACAATTCAATACGAAGTGATCAATCATGTGGCAACGCTGACACTGAACCGCCCGGAACGATATAACGCGTTTACGAAGCAGATGCATAAGGAGATTATTACGGCGCTCAAGCAGGCAGAGAAGGATGCAGATGTACGGTGCGTGGTCATTACTGGCGCAGGTAAGGCGTTCAATGCCGGGCAAGATCTCGGAGAAGTACAGTCGGGTGAACCAGTAGAGTTCAGCGCACTGTTACGTGAGCGATACAATCCGATGGTTATGCAGATTCAAAATATGGGTAAGCCGGTAATTGCGGCTGTGAACGGTGCAGCAGCAGGAGCTGGAATGAGTCTGGCACTTGCTTGTGATCTCAGGTTGGCGGCAGACAATGCTGTGTTCAGTAATGCGTTCATCAATATTGGACTTGTGCCGGATTCCGGTGGATGCTATTTTCTCCCGCGTATCGTAGGCATCGGGCGTGCACTTGAATTGGCGCTTAGTGGGGATAAGCTTGATGCTACAGAAGCGCACCGGATTGGCATGGTCAATCAAGTATATCCAGCGGAGCAGTTTGCAGAACGCGTACGTGCATACGCCGAGCGTCTAGCTGTGCTGCCAACGAGAAGCATTGGTTTAATTAAAAAGGCGATGTATAAAAGCCTTCATATGACACTTGAAGAAGCGCTTGAGTATGAAGCATACTCGCAAGATATCGCAGGAAATACCGCTGATCATAAAGAAGGCGTACAGGCGTTTTTCGAGAAGCGCGTGCCAGTGTTCACGGGGAAATAA
- a CDS encoding enoyl-CoA hydratase-related protein: MNDTFITVSVEENVGIIELNRPYVLNALNLQMVEEIVAALEAFDRDQAIRCMVITGNDRAFAAGADIEEMAHDGVISMLVKDQFAVWDRIMLVTKPIIAAVSGFVLGGGCELMMSCDMVIASETTRIGQPEIKLGVMPGAGGTQRLTKAVGKLKAMEMLLTGEPITAQEALQYRLVNRVVPVELYRVEALKTARRIATMPPLAVRLIKKSVGKAVDTTTMEGLEYERNCFYLLFASEDKAEGMNAFIEKRTPNFTGK; the protein is encoded by the coding sequence ATGAACGATACATTCATTACTGTTTCAGTAGAAGAAAACGTTGGAATCATTGAGTTGAACCGACCATACGTATTGAATGCGCTTAACCTTCAGATGGTTGAGGAGATTGTCGCAGCACTTGAAGCGTTTGATCGAGATCAGGCGATACGGTGTATGGTGATCACAGGAAATGATCGAGCGTTCGCTGCCGGTGCAGATATTGAAGAGATGGCACACGATGGAGTCATCTCGATGCTCGTCAAGGACCAGTTTGCTGTGTGGGATCGAATTATGCTTGTGACAAAGCCGATTATTGCAGCGGTTAGCGGTTTTGTTCTCGGTGGTGGCTGTGAGCTGATGATGAGCTGTGATATGGTCATCGCATCTGAGACCACACGGATCGGACAGCCTGAGATTAAGCTTGGTGTTATGCCGGGTGCGGGTGGTACACAGCGCTTAACAAAAGCGGTTGGCAAGTTGAAAGCAATGGAGATGCTTTTGACAGGTGAGCCGATTACAGCACAGGAAGCTCTGCAGTATCGGCTTGTTAATCGGGTAGTTCCGGTTGAGCTATACCGGGTGGAAGCGCTCAAAACTGCTCGTCGCATCGCTACCATGCCTCCACTTGCGGTACGTCTGATCAAAAAATCTGTCGGCAAAGCAGTTGATACGACAACGATGGAAGGGCTTGAATATGAACGCAATTGCTTCTATCTTTTGTTTGCAAGTGAAGATAAGGCAGAAGGTATGAATGCGTTTATAGAAAAGCGGACACCGAATTTTACCGGAAAATAA
- a CDS encoding PaaI family thioesterase, whose protein sequence is MISNNRFNQYVGIVIEHQDEDTCTAVLDIRPEHYNSIEGVVHGGVTSTLADVAMGHAAAPHIDGVQQCVTLESKVNYLAPARGDKLIAQSKVVKRGGRTIVMQAEVRTGEGELVAVALGTYARKTKAITS, encoded by the coding sequence ATGATATCTAATAACCGATTTAATCAGTATGTTGGCATTGTAATCGAGCATCAGGATGAAGATACATGCACGGCTGTGCTCGATATTCGACCGGAACACTACAATAGTATCGAAGGTGTGGTACACGGCGGTGTTACAAGTACGCTAGCTGATGTGGCTATGGGACATGCAGCAGCTCCTCATATCGATGGTGTGCAGCAGTGTGTCACCCTTGAGAGTAAAGTCAATTATCTTGCCCCTGCACGAGGGGATAAGTTGATTGCCCAATCCAAGGTGGTAAAGCGTGGGGGACGCACAATCGTTATGCAAGCGGAAGTACGAACAGGAGAAGGTGAACTTGTCGCCGTTGCTCTTGGCACGTATGCGCGAAAAACGAAAGCGATTACATCTTAA
- a CDS encoding EthD family reductase yields the protein MVKLIAIYKKPEDTGAFDQHYNEVHAPLAAKMPGLIKLEVNRIYGGPMGDSNLHLIAEMYFETKEALTEALSSPEGRAAGKDLMGFAGKLVSMHFAEVE from the coding sequence ATGGTTAAGCTAATTGCTATTTATAAGAAGCCAGAAGATACAGGAGCTTTTGATCAACATTATAATGAAGTGCATGCTCCGCTTGCAGCAAAAATGCCAGGTCTCATTAAACTCGAAGTAAATCGGATTTATGGTGGACCAATGGGAGACAGCAACCTTCATCTTATTGCCGAGATGTATTTCGAAACAAAGGAAGCGCTCACGGAAGCATTGAGTTCTCCAGAAGGACGGGCAGCAGGCAAAGATCTGATGGGATTTGCAGGGAAGTTGGTTTCGATGCACTTCGCAGAAGTTGAGTAA
- a CDS encoding HD-GYP domain-containing protein: protein MNRKKLSYLLKDAVLAEDIYSNTGTLLLEKGSRLRGTDITLLFNHDIDSIMVDDEEKHIKRDLIQQIRNITGSDNKSFGNSYVNNLDQIKRMFEEIEENRPVSLHSYLASYSNLLESALENTSMLLALHKVRGFDDYTYRHSLNVSLLCGVIARLLRLSPDDIWLYGQCGLLHDIGKLKLNPILIQKDYQKLTDREEEQLRSHTSSGYEILSLVSGANDTIMEAALYHHEFLDGSGYPNGLRGDQIPFPAQVVAVANEYDRYCSDQVGSPHLSPYQAAQELTNAAFANQLNPRIVLPFVHFIVGGYIGHNVTLNDQTRGTIVYLNPDEPLRPLIKTETGYIDLRQARMLSIIEID, encoded by the coding sequence GTGAATCGTAAAAAATTATCGTATCTTCTAAAAGATGCCGTTCTAGCAGAAGATATTTATTCAAATACTGGCACACTATTGCTTGAGAAAGGCTCTCGGCTGCGCGGTACGGATATTACACTCCTTTTTAACCACGATATTGACAGCATTATGGTAGACGATGAAGAAAAGCATATTAAGCGAGACCTGATTCAGCAAATCCGAAATATTACCGGATCAGATAATAAGTCATTCGGTAACTCCTATGTAAATAATCTGGATCAGATTAAAAGAATGTTTGAAGAAATTGAAGAAAATCGCCCAGTTTCTCTTCACTCGTATCTGGCCAGTTACTCCAATCTATTGGAATCGGCACTTGAGAATACATCCATGCTCCTAGCTCTGCATAAAGTACGCGGCTTCGATGACTACACATATCGGCACAGTCTTAATGTCAGCCTGTTATGCGGTGTGATCGCCCGTCTGCTTCGACTCTCACCAGACGATATCTGGTTATACGGTCAGTGTGGACTGCTACATGACATCGGAAAACTTAAACTCAACCCGATTCTTATTCAAAAAGACTATCAAAAACTAACAGATAGAGAAGAAGAACAGCTTCGTTCTCACACATCATCCGGGTATGAAATTCTCTCTCTAGTCTCCGGTGCGAACGATACAATTATGGAAGCAGCGCTATACCACCACGAATTTTTGGATGGCTCCGGTTATCCGAATGGTCTGCGAGGAGATCAGATTCCATTCCCTGCACAAGTAGTTGCTGTTGCCAATGAGTATGATCGATACTGTTCAGATCAAGTCGGCTCCCCGCATCTTTCACCTTACCAAGCCGCTCAGGAATTAACCAATGCCGCTTTCGCCAACCAGCTGAATCCTCGCATTGTTCTTCCTTTCGTACACTTTATCGTCGGCGGCTATATCGGCCACAATGTGACCCTTAATGACCAGACACGCGGAACGATTGTCTATTTAAACCCGGATGAACCGTTACGACCGCTTATTAAAACGGAAACGGGCTATATAGACTTGCGTCAGGCACGCATGCTTTCCATTATCGAAATCGACTGA
- a CDS encoding VOC family protein has protein sequence MIRKAEHVALVVVDMDRSISFYTEMFGYQVRARGENAVREMAFLLHPNQPGFEIELIRDLASGSEYSTQSVVNHLAFTVDNIEEAMAYYGERGIIFTTEEPKRAIDGGRTIFFHGPDQELLQFVEPAGK, from the coding sequence ATGATTAGAAAAGCAGAACACGTAGCACTTGTCGTAGTAGATATGGACCGCTCTATTTCTTTTTATACAGAAATGTTTGGCTATCAAGTACGCGCACGTGGAGAGAATGCTGTACGAGAGATGGCTTTTCTGCTACATCCGAATCAACCAGGTTTTGAGATTGAACTGATTCGAGATCTTGCCTCAGGCAGTGAATACAGTACACAGAGCGTAGTAAACCATCTTGCATTTACAGTGGACAATATAGAAGAAGCGATGGCATATTACGGGGAACGAGGGATTATATTTACGACAGAAGAGCCGAAGCGGGCAATTGATGGGGGACGAACAATTTTCTTCCATGGACCGGATCAGGAACTTCTACAATTTGTTGAACCCGCCGGAAAATAA
- a CDS encoding acyl-CoA thioesterase: MTQQTIQAKYVRESRTIKESMVLPPDTNHHGTMFGGEVMAYIDDVATIAATKHARHPVVTASTDSVDFLHPIKAGYAVRLESFVTWTHKTSMEIFVRIVSEDLLTGEKIVCATSFLTFVALDEAGKPISVPPIVPETPEEIALHESAPRRASARRERRSESKVFAAEFGIVN, from the coding sequence ATGACACAACAAACAATACAAGCCAAATACGTACGCGAGTCGCGTACAATAAAAGAAAGCATGGTGCTACCACCTGATACCAATCACCATGGTACGATGTTCGGTGGTGAAGTGATGGCCTACATTGATGATGTAGCAACAATTGCAGCAACGAAACACGCTCGTCACCCAGTTGTAACTGCATCGACTGATTCCGTCGACTTCCTTCATCCGATTAAAGCAGGCTATGCGGTGCGTCTCGAATCATTCGTTACCTGGACACACAAAACGTCTATGGAGATTTTCGTCCGCATCGTATCAGAAGACTTGCTGACCGGTGAAAAAATCGTCTGCGCTACCTCGTTTCTGACATTCGTAGCACTTGATGAAGCTGGCAAACCGATCTCGGTACCACCCATCGTACCAGAAACACCAGAAGAAATCGCCCTGCATGAATCTGCCCCACGTCGCGCCTCCGCACGCCGCGAACGCCGTAGCGAAAGCAAAGTATTCGCCGCAGAGTTTGGTATCGTGAACTAG